The DNA window caccaatttgatccacTTTATCACCGCAATATAGTTTGTACCCCAGTATGGCAGTGTCCCTTTGGTAATCTTCCTttcaccaggtctcagagatgcctattatatctatctttccATTTAAtgtaatatattctaactcttcaatcttgtttcttaggcttctggcatttcaaACAATGTCATATCTATTttcaatttgctcagcagttggcatggataatttgcaatctttaaaatcagtctgCTTTGTAtataaggaaacctggtctactgtaTTGCAATCTCGCTGTCAGGATGctctttcttcctcttctcccttaaaaagagaagactgagaggggacatgatcgaaacattcaagataatgaagggaatagacttagtagataaagacaggttgttcaccctctccaaggtagggagaatgagagggcactctctaaagttaaaaggggatagattccgtacaaatgtaaggaagttcttcttcatccagagagtgatggaaaactggaacactcttccggaggctgttataggggaaaacaccctccagggattcaagacaaagttagacaagttcctgctaaaccggaacgtacgcagataaggctaggctcagtggtctttgaccaaagggctgccgcaggagcagacagctgggcacgatggaccactagtctgacccagtagcggcaattcttatgttcttatgtttccttttatggtgatatcttttaaagataccttgttctgAACCATGATCTTTTGAATGACTGTCGatcttcccccagtttctagtttaaaagctgttctatctcctttttaaatgttgacaccagcagcctggtttccagggcaggattaaccaataggctcagtaggcacgtgcctagggcccgatgaaggagggcaacaacattgttttttccaaacggcgatgggcccctccagcatcaatcagcaacgcgggcccccccccacccgattagcatcgacagaaagtaagacaagcaagcaacgcaggtaagaaaggcaacgggaactgtaattttgcaggcggtgctgcttgcccaaagcttccctccgacgcagcttcctgtttccgcctgggcgcatggtggggtggggcggggcaggggcccagtgtacttgtgtgcctaggggccctcgacaaattaatcctgccctgctagcTTCACTCTGGTTCTTTGTGGAATAggttcccccttccccagaatgtctcccagttcctaacaaatctaaaatccTCATCCATGCACCATCACTTCATCAACACATTGAGACTCTGGAGCTCTGCCCTTGGATCCTGTGTGTGGAACAGGaaacacttctgaaaatgctaccctggaggttctggattttaacctccttcctaagagcctaaatttggcttccagaacctccctaccacatttcTCTATGTCATTagtacccacatgtaccaagactgCAGGCTtctccccagcactgtctaaaatcttatctaggtcagtgtttttcaaccttttttgggcaaaggcacacttgtttcatgaaaaaaatcacgaggcacaccaccattagaaaatgttaaaaaatttaactctgtgcctatattgactatatataaagtaattctcttgaataggaatcaaataaacacaaaaaaagtattttatagttactttattatgaaatattaagtaaacagaatagtgaaaaattataaaatactttatttagtgcgaaacctgggcctgtttggctgaacacaaagctgatattctggctggaatcgaagaaagacacacacgtagctcttcgtcaacagctctcagtctctctctgtatttggtttttatagcaatcATGCTTGAAAAGCTAATCTCACACAGATATGTAGTGGAAAATGGGAGCAATGTCAAAATAGCTTGGTTTACCAGAAGGGGGAACTCCTTGGCGGTATCCAACCAAAAACTGTCCAAAGGTAGATCAGCAAATCTTAGCTTGAAACCACGATTTTGTCTCAGTTCAgttagttcctcctgctcctgtaaAGTCATGTCCTTTCCACCAACTGATGCTGAGCTATAAGGGTCTCTAACCCAGTCAAGGCATTCAGTGGAGACTGAAGAGAAAtaaaatgacaacttctcctcaagagtttttaaatgtttaactaTTATCTCACACAGTGCAGCAGTGTGAACACCTTGCCATTGCTTGGTGAGTGTGAACATTTCAAGATTGCCACTTTCCACGTGTTGATGCCAGAGTTGCACCTTTGAACGGAATCCATTTATTTTATCTGTACTTGTAAGCAGGTTTTCACTTCGGCCTTGCATTCGTGTGTTCAGTTCATTCAGATGATAAAATATATCTGCCAGGTATGCCAGCCTTGCACACCACTCATCACTTGCAAGCTGCTTTGCGTAATCTGACCTCTCATTTGTCAGAAACACTTTAAGTTCCTCCCGCAGCTCATACACACGAACCAAGACCTTGCCACGCGACAACCACCGGACAGACACTTGTGCAGTTTTCCCACTTAAGTCCTCCTTTTTCAAGGTATTCTGATGTGACCCGAAAAATTTCTTCTCCTGTTGTTTTTTCTGGCAATGCCTTGCAAAAAAAGAAGTTTTCTCTAATTGCATCACCATCAACAAAACGCACATTGGCCAAGAGTTGAGCATGTCCACTGATATCAGTAGACTCGTCAAGTTGCAATGCAAATTTCTCACTGATACGGATCTTTTCCAAAACCACACTTTCGATGTCTGCAGACATGTCATTAATACGTCTGGAAATTGTGTTGTCTGAGAGAGGGACTTTGGCTATTTCCTTAGCTGCTTCAGGTCCGAGCATCTCCTCTACAATAGCTTTGCAGGCAGGAAGTATTAATGTCTCTGCCACAGTGTGCGACTTTTTTGACTTGGCTATAAGTTCAGCAACTTGATAGCTAGCTTTAAGAACTCTTTCATTTACCTTTGTGGTTTTTCTCATGAAAGTTGCCTGTTTCTCCGTGTTGTCACGCAGGCAAACAAAATAGTCCGCATTCTTGTTTTGAAGCGAAGGGTGTTTCGTTTGGAGATGGCGTTTAAGTTTGCTTGGGACCATAGCACTGTTAGCTAGCTTTTCACCACACACCACGCACAGTGGAGTTGGTTTGTTTGCATCTCCAGTGAAAGTAAATTCAACTGAAATATAGCTTTCGCTATATTGCCTTGCGCCAGAGAATTTGCTTGCGCTAaccatctttgctttcttttgaccCCCACTCATACTTGGGCTCTCATCTGGCTCCAAATTTTGTTCAGAGTCTAgttctttccttttcaaaaacttGTCCATCACTGCAGTATCTCACTGTCACTCAGGACTTACTGCGCTTGTCTCCTCCAGATAGCCGCTGTCCGTCACACTCAGCACTCTTCTGATCGATCCCCGATGAGCCGGCGGATGACAGCTCCAGATGACAgctctgtaaaactaaacaagccagaccagcacagatcaatcctacaccgtcaatcctaacagaaaaccatgtctttcaaacacacagaacacagaaaacaccttcgcctagtatggaatgtgtcatcacaaactaacccctcacccttttacaaaactgtagtgtggattttagccacagtggtaacagccctgacactcatagaattctgagcatcagagctgctaccaccacggctggcgctaaaaaacactccacagttttgtaaaaggggggataaaatagaaatacacagtttcaacgctgtagctcagaggtgcccaaactttttgagcttgtgagctactttaaaatgaccaagtcaaaatgatctaccaataataaaattaaaaaacacaaagcacactatacgctgagaaaatgttaattatcattcctattctgggtttttttcaaagaggtcaaggcagatgactctatgcattgtcacctcagtaacaaccatacaaaaatagacaaatataccctccatcctttttattaaaccacaacagcagtttttagcgcagggagctgcgctgaatgcccagcgctgctcttgacgctcataggctccctgcgctaaaaaccactattgcggtttagtaaaaggtgaccatattgtaaaatatagacagcagatataaattcagaactgtgcatagtaagtgaagggaagttttcatctctgggaatttacccagttaactattaagttatttgggcaaattcctttgaaaactgtggtaatactgcctccactttgctaaatttaaaataaaatcatttttcctaccttgctggtgatttctggttgcactttcttcttctgactgtgcatccaatctttcttcccttctatcagcctgtatgctttctctcctccacacctcattccctcccccaactttttcttcctctctccctgacctttctttctttttttctgtttctcttctttccttctgtttccctgcctgccccctttctttctttctccctgccgttccccaagccactgccactgccgctgccatcggggaacaggacccaccaatggataacaggccccaaagccgacgccgacgcatgctctccctgacgtcaattctgcaatcggagaggaagttccgcccagccaggcagcgattggctggcccgaacttcctctccgactgcagaattgacgtcggggagaagaagacttatcgtctcgatagattagatcgccaagacaaagtgagtcctgggtgatcgactcactttgccttggcgagctactggcgcccctgccttaaaacactgcctaggaccctgggggagcccgggccccctgtcagctccgggcccctgaatgcaggactggtagtactgccctgatggcggccctgcggcacaccaggcaacatctcgcggcacactagtgtgccgcggaacagcggttgaaaaacactggaataTAGTGCAACCAAAATAACAAAAATGTCTCAAACTAGCAAATGTTGTTATAAAATAGAGCACCTGCCTCTGCCATCGAGTATATCAGGGTATGGAAGGTAGTAATGGAAGACTAACACTAGGGGATCAGCACTGACATTTTGAACCTGAAGCCAGATGAAGTGAAGTATTTAAACTGTTAAAGCCAAGTCAGCGCTGGAGTCCGGTGATTCATTGAAATTTTTGGACTTACGCACTAAAATAAACCCCTCAATTTTAATTCATATCACCACATTTTTGCAATTACTCTAAGGTGGATGGAGGATTTGGACACACGATTAGAACCTGCCCCGCAGGATGGGGATCTGGAATAATCAGTTTATTAAGACCTCTTCTGTGTGGCCAGAcagcttcaccgctagaccagcgggctttaaaaagtaagttgtggaggggttcaggaggcaggggtgggtcagagtcaccCCTAAAGTTATTCGCAGGCCAGCTTTGCCACTAACCcacatgaatatggagggagcaGTGTATTACTTTTCTGTGAAACATCCAGAAGACAAATGAGGTTTaagggttggagaaagaaagCAAGCAGATACATGAATAAAAGTAATCAAAATCTCCTTTGCAGTGAGGAGCAGGGAGACACTGTAGCATCTGCA is part of the Geotrypetes seraphini chromosome 14, aGeoSer1.1, whole genome shotgun sequence genome and encodes:
- the SNX22 gene encoding sorting nexin-22 isoform X1, whose amino-acid sequence is MDKFLKRKELDSEQNLEPDESPSMSGGQKKAKMVSASKFSGARQYSESYISVEFTFTGDANKPTPLCVVCGEKLANSAMVPSKLKRHLQTKHPSLQNKNADYFVCLRDNTEKQATFMRKTTKVNERVLKASYQVAELIAKSKKSHTVAETLILPACKAIVEEMLGPEAAKEIAKVPLSDNTISRRINDMSADIESVVLEKIRISEKFALQLDESTDISGHAQLLANVRFVDGDAIRENFFFCKALPEKTTGEEIFRVTSEYLEKGGLKWENCTSVCPVVVAWQGLGSCV